Proteins co-encoded in one Brassica rapa cultivar Chiifu-401-42 chromosome A02, CAAS_Brap_v3.01, whole genome shotgun sequence genomic window:
- the LOC103854557 gene encoding 60S ribosomal protein L13a-4, with protein sequence MVSGSGICSKRVVVDARHHMLGRLASIVAKELLNGQKVVIVRCEEICLSGGLVRQKMKYMRFLRKRMNTKPSHGPIHFRAPSKIFWRTVRGMIPHKTKRGAAALARMKVFEGVPPPYDKVKRMVIPDALKVLRLQAGHKYCLLGRLSSEVGWNHYDTIKELEAKRKERSQVVYERKKQLNKLRAKAEKVAEEKLGAQIEILAPVKY encoded by the exons ATGGTGTCAGGATCAGGCATCTGCTCGAAGCGCGTGGTCGTGGACGCGCGCCACCACATGCTCGGTCGGCTTGCGTCGATCGTCGCCAAGGAGCTCCTCAACGGGCAGAAGGTAGTCATCGTGAGATGCGAGGAGATTTGCCTCTCCGGTGGACTCGTGCGTCAGAAAATGAAGTACATGAGGTTCCTCCGCAAACGTATGAACACTAAGCCCTCGCACGGGCCCATTCACTTCCGTGCTCCTTCCAAGATCTTCTGGCGTACTGTTCGCGG TATGATTCCACACAAAACGAAGCGTGGAGCCGCTGCACTTGCACGCATGAAGGTTTTTGAAGGTGTGCCTCCACCATATGACAAAGTCAAGAGGATGGTTATCCCTGATGCTCTCAA GGTGTTGAGGCTTCAAGCTGGTCACAAGTACTGTCTGTTGGGTCGTCTTTCTTCTGAAGTTGGGTGGAACCACTATGACACCATCAAG gagctggaggcaaagaggaAGGAGAGATCTCAAGTGGTTTACGAGAGGAAGAAGCAACTTAACAAACTTAGAGCCAAGGCCGAGAAGGTCGCTGAAGAGAAGCTTGGAGCACAGATCGAGATTCTTGCACCGGTCAAGTACTGA